The genomic segment CCGCTCGGCAGTTTTTTATCAGGCGGAATTGACTCGTCGGCGATAGCAGCGTTATCGATGCAGGAGCAGTTAACGAAAACGTTCTCGGTAGGCTTTGCAGGAGAGCGTAATGAAAATGAGTACGCCCGGGCAGCCGCACAGGCGCTTGGCTCCATGCATTATGAGGAGGAAATCACGCCTGAGCAATTTTTTGCAAATACGCAGAAGGCTGTATGGCATATGGACGAGCCCGTTGCCGATCCGTCAGCCGTCGCGTTATACAGCCTATCTCAGCTGGCCGGAAATCAGGTAACGGTTGTGATGTCAGGGGAGGGGGCGGATGAGCTGTTCGGCGGTTATGGCATCTATGGCGAGCCGCGCTCGTTGCGCCCTGTATCGTGGCTGCCAAACGGCATGAAGTCTCGGCTGCATCGCATGGTGGAGCGGGTTCCGCTCGCTTTTCGCGGGAAAAACTATTTGCTGCGGGGGTTCTCGCCGATTGAACAGCGTTTTTATGGAAATGCTAAGCTGTTCAATGAAGCAGACAAACGGCAAATCGCGCTGCTTAGCCCCGAGCGTTTGGCGTCGATGCAGCCTTCGGCTTCGCTGACAAGCGACGTTTATTATAACAGCCGCCATCTGGATGATCTGACTCGTATGCAGCTGATTGATATGAACTTCTGGCTGCCGGGCGATATTTTGATGAAGGCGGATAAAATGAGCATGGCGCATTCGCTGGAGCTGCGCGTTCCTTTTCTCGATAAAGAGGTGTTTGAGGTGGCCCGCAAAATTCCAGCCGAGTACAAGCTGGCAAACGGCACGACCAAATACGTGCTGAGGGAAGCGATGCGAGGCATTCTTCCAGAGCCGTTATTGCAGCGGCCTAAGCTCGGATTTCCGATCCCGCTGCGCAAGTGGCTGCATGGCAAGATCGGGGATCAAATGCTCGAACAAATTAGCGTTGTGCCGCAATGGTTTGATGTCTCTGCTGCGCGTCTCATGCTGATGCAGCACCGGGAGGGCAAGGGCGATTACTCGCGGAAGCTGTGGGCACTTTATATTTTCGCGGTGTGGCATTCCACCTTTATTGGCGAATATCGCTATGGGCAAGCTCGCACGCAGCAAATGCAAACAGGGACGAACCGACTGCATGCAAACGGCATAAAAATATAAGAGGTTTTAGTTGCATCGGGGCGGCAAATATGATAAGATCTTCTTATATGCGGAGAGGTACCCAAGAGGCCCAAGGGGGCTGACTCGAAATCAGCTAGGCGTGTCAAAGCGTGCGTGGGTTCGAATCCCACCTTCTCCGCCATTCTCGCACATATGCGCTGTAACGGCGATTGCAATACTATAGAGTTGATATGAAAAGGCTGATTCCTCGTTGAAACGGGAGTCAGCCTTTTTTGTTGTGCTTGGCTTGAAGGAAGCCAGCTCCTTAAGGGGCTGGCTTTGCTTCCATCGTTCTTTTGGACAGAATAATTATAAGTGCCGCTGCTAAGGATAATAGCGTACAGCAAGTAAACATGGCAGGGTAGGAGCTGCTTTGCAGTAGAATGCCCATGGCGAATCCGCCAAGCGAAAAACCGAGATCGTAGGACGATAAAAAAATCGCCATCAGCACATAGCGGCTTTTCTCTGGCAAAATAAAGGAGAGATAGGTCGTCAGCGTCGGATAGAGCAGCGCCACGGCGAAGCCATTACATACGGCTGATACATATACAAAGGCGCCTACAATGTCCAGCATGGCTAGCAACTGGCTCCCAAGCGCAGCAGACAACAGCATCCCGGCCATGAGCCACGTATTCCAGCTGCCATTGGACGGGATTTTTTTGCGCAAAATAAAGCGGCAGGCGATAACGACCAGGCCCTGTATCGTTAAATATACGCCTGCATCCCCTGAGCCGGCGGCAAGCATAAATAGCGGAAGAAAGGTAGCAGTTGCTCCAAACACGCAGGAGGCCAGCAGCATAACGATGCTGCTAATGAGCATGGGCGGGCTTTGCCAAATCGTACCGAGTGACGCTGCCATATCGCGGAGCGTATAGGTTTTATCCTGCAAGGTCCGTTTCGGAAGTGCCGTGCGATAGAAAATGAGCAGAGGGCCGGCAGCCAGTACGATCATCAACAGGGCGAATAACAGCTCGCTGCTGCTTTGCCATATTTGTAAAGCGGCAATCGGGATTATGAGTGACGGGACCATCGTAAACAAGGTATACATGGATAGCCCCTGGGCCCGATCTTTATTTTCCAACGATTCCACGATTCCTACCTGCATCGTCATGGAAAAGAAAGCGGTTATAGCTCCCTGCAGAGCTCTAAGCCATAGGTATTGCTCCGTTCCGCTAACGGTATAAAGGAGAAGGAGTACAGCATGGGCGCAAAGCAGCCATTTCATAACGGAAAGCGGGCCAAAACGGCCAATTAGCTGTGCGGCAAAAGGTCTAAGGAGCATGCAGGTAAACATATAGGCCCCCATAATTAAACCAATCTCCGCCTGATTCATCCCCACCGCCTCGCTTCGGAGCGGCAAAATAATCGTTAAAGCGGAATTGGCGGCGAAAAAGAAAAAGGCCAAAACATACAAGCGAATAAAGGAAGCAGAGGACGGATGCTGCTTCGCCGTTACAGAATGCAAGATAATACCCACCTTTGTGCAAAGCAATTGCTGTCAATTGTAATTCAAACTCTAAATTCTAAACCTCAATTTCATACGGCATACTCTGAATACTTTACCATGGAACGAGCATTTTATAATGAAAAAAATAAGCATACGAAAAAGGAGCTCTTGCGAGCTCCTTCTCCGGACGGTGTTTGATCGATTGAGTACATTTTCACACTACTTTGCAACAGAAACATGGGAGCAATCACTATTCAATCAGTACCAACGTTTCCGCTGCTGCGTATTCGTTAACTGACCTGTCCATTCTTTTGGCAGGCGGCATAGGCCGCTTTACTTTTGGAGATGGGCAAGTGTGCGTGTGTTACGGACATTGTCTTTGGCACAACCCTCCGCTTCTAAAGCTCAGTGGACAAATTCCTCTTGTAGCAGCCCTTGCACTATGAAGTCCAACGGAACCACACCTCTCTTCACACCGTCAAAAATAGAATGCCCACGCTGGGCGAAAGCTATACATGCGTTTTGAAATTTAGTGGCCCATTCGCTTCCATTTGCGTTCATGGTTCGTGTTGTCCGGGAAGCGCTGGCCTTTGCTCAGTTTCACCTTCTGCGGATTTTGAATGCCTTGGTGAAAGGAATTGACGCCATCCTCGATGTACGTGCCATCATTCGGCGCCTTATCGCCAGCGGAAAACAACGTTCCTTCGCCCATCGTAAATTACCTCCTGTATATGATGTGAATTGCCACTTAAGCAGTTATGCCGTAATGGCATCAGGCCTGCAAGCAGGATGAGTTCAGCTGCCCGCTACCTTAATATGAGCCGGGGGACGGACGTTCATGAACACCAGATAACGGGAGGAAATAGAAGCTTGTTTTTGGGCTGAATATTTGGTATAGTTAGAGGATGCGAGTAAGAACCTCGCTCCTTGCTCCATTTATGGGGCCGTTAGTCCAAAAGGAGGTGAAACATAATGCGCAAATACGAAGTGATGTACATTGTTCGTCCTGATGTTGAGCAAGAAGCTCTTCAAGCTGTCGTTGAGAAATTTAATGGCATCATCTCCAATGGTGGAGAAGTTACGAAACAAGATGTTAGCGGTAAACGCCGTCTTGCGTATGAGATCAACAAGATTCGTGAGGGATACTACGTTCTGGTTCATTTCAACGGAACTACGGAAGTCGTTAACGAACTTGACCGTATCCTGAAGATTACGGATGAAATTATCCGCTTCTTGGTCGTCAGAGACGTAGCTTAGTTGAAGCCAAGGATTGATCGATTGGGAGGTCAGAGACGATGTTGAATCGTGTAATACTTATTGGTAGATTGACGAGAGACCCTGAATTGCGTTACACGCCTGCTGGCGTTGCAGTAGCGCAATTTACAATAGCAGTTGACCGTCCGTTTACGAGCGGTCAGGGCGAGCGTGAAGCGGATTTCATTCCGGTAGTCACGTGGCGCCAGCTAGCCGAGACATGCGCCAACTACTTGCGCAAAGGCCGCTTAACGGCGGTTGAAGGTCGTATTCAGGTTCGGAACTACGAGAACAACGAAGGCAAGCGCGTCTATGTGACGGAAGTAATCGCTGACAACGTCCGTTTCTTGGAATCCAACAAGGATGCGGGCGGAGCGCGTGAAGAGAGCGGTGCCATGGGCGGCGGAAGCGGTTCTTTCGGAGGCGGTTCTTCCTACGGTAACGGTGGAGGAGGCGGAGGCGGCTATAACAGCAACAACAACAGTAATAACAATAGCGGCCGCTCCAGTAACAACTCACGTAACGACAACCGTGATCCGTTCTCGGATGATGGTCGACCGATCGATATATCTGAGGATGATTTGCCATTTTAATTGAAAGGATGGATTCGAATGAGCTTTAAGCCAAGAGATGGCGGAGACGGAGAGCGTCCAGAACGCAAATTCGGCGGCCGCAAAGGCGGACGTAACAAACGCCGTAAAGTTTGCTTCTTCACCGTGAACAAAATCACTAAAGTTGATTATAAAGACACGGACCTGCTTAAAAAGTTTATCAGCGAGCGCGGCAAAATTTTGCCACGTCGTGTAACTGGAACAAGCGCGAAGTACCAACGCCTGCTGACTGTTGCGATCAAACGTTCGCGTCAAGTAGCATTGCTGCCGTACACAACTGAATAGATTTTTCTATTCGAAAGAAGTCTGCCTGAGATTCGTCTCGGCAGGCTTCTTTTTTATGCATATTTTCGATGACTAATTCGGGCAGGCTGAATAAAAGACAAAAAGAGACACACAGCAACGGGCTGTGTGTCTAAGCATTTATATTAATTAAAAGGGGGGTTGAGTACTAGTATAGAGGTTGTTTATTAAAGCAAGATGAAGAGAACTTTGCAAATACATTACTAATCATTGCAAGTCATTTCAAGCCTGTGGAGCGACGCTAGGAACGGTTGCTGGCTCGCGGTTGCTGGTCAGCTTGCGTGAAAGGACAATAAGAACTACCGCGAGCAAGACGCCGAATGCGCCAATCCACGTAATGCTAGGCAAGGAGACTTTGGCGACGATTAGTCCGCCTGCGCTTGCCCCAACTGCCATAGCGAGCTGCAGCACGGAAGTGTTCAGGCTCAGCATAATGCTTGATGCGCTTGGCGCAAGCGTCAGCAAATTGTATTGCTGTGTAGGCCCGGATGACCAAGCGGCAAATGACCACAGCATAAGCAGCGGGAAAACAATAGCCGAGGAGCTGGCACTGAAGGAAATGAGCAGCAGGGCAGCGGCATGAACGAGCATGCCACCCATTAACGTACGCTTCACGCCCCATCTGTCTGTGCTGTAGCCGCCTAGCTTGGAGCCGATCAGGCTGGCTACTCCAAATCCGAACAAGGCGATGCTTAGTGTATTTTCGCTCATAGCGGTCACTTGCAGGAGGTAGGGCGATATATACGTATAAGGAATCGAGTAGCCGACGATCCATAAAAAAGTGACGCCTAAAGCAGCAGCAATTTTTGGTGTTTTGAGCAAGGCTAGCTGCTCGCGCAGCGGTACAGAAGGCTCGCCATCGTATCGCGGAATGGCAAAGACAATCATAATGATGGCAAGCAGTCCGAGCACGCCAATGCCACCGAAAACGCTTTTCCAGTCATAAGATGCGGCTACCATACGTCCGATCGGAATGCCGATGATTAGCGCGGCAGTAAACCCGGTGACGACGGTGGCGATTGCGCTGGCCTGTTTGCCGGGCGCGGCCATTTTTGCAGCAAGCGTTAGCGAGGTTACGACGACGACGCCTGCTCCAAGCGCCATAATGATGCGGGCGGCGATGAACAAGCCGAAGCCTGGCAGAGCAATGGCAAGCAAGTTGCCAAGCACAAAGACAACCATTGCGTAAAGCAGCAGCTTGCGCCGTTCAATCCGTCCTGTCAGGGCCATCAGAATAGGTGTGCCAAGCGCATAAGTAAGCGAGAAAAAGGTAATGAGCTGGCCGGCGGCACTGACCGATACGCCAATATCCTCCGAAATTTTATCCAGTATCCCCGCAATGACATATTCCGACGTTCCAACCAAAAAACTAATTAAGGCAAGCAAATAAATTTTCAATGTGTTCGACAGCATGATGATAGTCCTCTCCACTTATATTTTCATATTTCTAAAAATATAGAAATATAAACTAAAAAAATTACACCAGCAAATAAGGAGCGTATTTCTGTATTACGTCCATATCCGGGCTGTAGTAAATAAACGTGCCTTCCTTGCGCATTTTTAACAGGCCGCATTCTGATAGCTGCTTCAAATGATGGGAAAGCGTAGAGCTTGCAACCATCTCTAATTGCTGTCCAAGCGTGCTGCAGCATTGATCAGGCTGCTTGGCAAGCAGTTGGGCGATTTTGAAGCGGGTCGGTTCTCCGAGCGCTTTATAAACTTTAACGGCTGCTTGAATGGCTTCCTGCTCCTCCATGCATAGTCCCTCCTTAATTACTATTTCTATATCTGTAGAAATAAGGCTAACATACTGGCCCCTGATTAGTAAAGCTTTAATTTCAGGCTATGCTGAGATGAGATTTTCTTTGCAATATCCCCCATGGGGGGATATGATGAGGAAACTAAGCTTAAACGATCAGGGGGGCTGGGATGCCATGCTGGAAGCTCAACAGGCCGGAATGACAACACGGCGGCAAAAAATAAAAATCATATTGGCGCTTGCTGTGCCGACAATGATTGAGAACTTTTTGCTCACGATAGTTGGATTTATCGATACATTATTTGTTTCTAGAATCGGTCTGAATGAAGTAGCTGCCGTTGGGGTGGGCAACACGGTTATAGCGGTCTATATTGCGTTATTTACGGCTTTAGGAATTGGCACCTCTTCACTAATAGCCAGAGCAGTAGGCGCCGGGGATTTCACTAAGGCTAAGGCCATTGCCAGGCAGTCGACATGGATATCGGCGTTTGCAGGCTTAGCATTAGGCATTGTAAGCTTATTTTTTGCGGAGCCCATTTTGCATTTAATGGGAGCAGCGCCAGATGTTTTGGCACAAGGCGTTATTTATTTTCAAATTGTTGCGGTGCCTTCCTTGTTTATATCGCTTATGGCGATCTTCGGCAGCATTTTGCGTTCTGCGGGCAATACAAGAGCGCCGATGATTGTTGGCATATGGGTCAATCTCATTCATATCGTGTTGGATTATGTACTCATATTCGGCATTGGCGGCTGGGAAGGCTGGGGAATTGCCGGAGCAGGCTGGGCGACGTCCATAGTCCGCGTCATTGGAACTGTGGTGTTGTACAAATACATACAGCAATCGAAGCTTTCTTTTTCCCTATTTAAAAAACAATCTTCTCAGAACTATACATATCCGCTATTAAATTTATCGTTGCCGGCTGCAGCAGAACGGCTGATTATGCGTGTCGGACAAATGTTTTATTTGGGCCTCGTCATTCGAATAAGCACCGAAGTATACGCTGCGCATTTAATAGCAGGCAATGTGATTGCGCTGTCTTATCTGCCTGGTTATGGCTTGGCAGTAGCAGCTACAACGCTGGTTGGCCAGCAGCTGGGGGCGGGGCGAACGCGGGATAGCTATGAATATGGGCTGCTGACGGCATGGATAGCCGTAGTGTTCATGACCATAATCGGCATCGTTTTCTGGCTTGGCTCAGGAATAGCGGCAAGCTGGTTTACGGAAGATATCGTCATCGTTGAAATGGTCCGTACTGCGCTCGGCATTGATGCATTTGCCCAGCCGTTTCTGGCGATGAGTCTAGTCCTTGCAGGCGCTCTTCAAGGGGCGGGTGACACGAAGAGTCCAATGTATAGTACAATCATTGGTATATGGGGAATACGAGTGCTGGGCATTTATGTGCTGTGCTTGCATTTTCAGATGGGCATCGCAGGCGTCTGGCTGGTCAGCGCGATTGATCAACTGGTGCGCTCCATTTATTTGATGCAGCGCTTTAAGTCTCGGATGAATGCGAAACAGACGATCGCTCAAGTCGAGTAGAGGAGGATGTGCCTTGGAGCAGGATCATACACAGACGCACACGCATACACATACGCATGAGCATAAGCATCGCAAACAAATTATTAATCGATTGGCCCGTATTGAGGGACATGTTCGATCCGTGAAGGAAATGACGGCTGACGGACGTGACTGCTCTGATATTTTGCTGCAGATTGCAGCGGTGCGCAAGGCGCTCGATAATGCGGCCAAGCTGCTGCTGAAGGATCATCTGGAAAGCTGTGTGGTGGATGCCATTCACCATGGGGAGAAGAAGACGCTGGAGGATTTGAATAAGGCGCTGGAGCATTTTATACGCTAGATAAAGCTTGCTACAAAAGGTAAAAACAAGCCGTGTTTCTCTGCTGCAGAGAAGCACGGCTTGTTCTATGCTTATTTTTTACATAAGGCTATTCGCTCTTCCTTCGGGTGAGTGCCAGCATAAGGAAGGAAATGAGAACGATGGCAATCGTCCATGCCCAAGCCATCGCCATGTTGCCTCCGTCTACAGCGACGTAGATCGCGGTTGGCACTGTCTGGGTAACACCCGGAATATTGCCAGCAATCATAAGTGTTGCACCGAACTCGCCGATCGCTCTGGCGAAGCCGAGTATATAAGCGCTGATGAGTGAAGGCCAAACAAGCGGCAGCGTAATGTAGCGAAAAATCTGCCATTCATTGCCGCCCATAGAGCGGCCTGCATCCTCTAGATTATGATCGACCCCGGAAAAGCCAACCTTCATCGTCTGGTAGACGAGGGGGAAGGCAACGACTATGGAGGCGATAACCGCCGCCCACCAGGTGAAAATGACTGGAGCATGAAACACCCACTCGATCAGCTTGCCCATCCAGCCTCTGCGGCCGAGCAGCACAAGCAGCAGAAAACCAACGACCGTCGGCGGCAGTACAAGCGGCAGCATAAATAGCGTCTCAAGCAGCAGCTTGCCTTTGAACTTTGCTTTTGACATCCATCTTGCAATAAGGACCCCTAGCAAAAGGGTTACGACACTCGATAGTAAGGCAACCTGTAGAGAAAGCCGGATCGGCGTCCAAAATGCGGGCCAATCTATGCCTGCCCCAATCATTTCGCCGCGGAGAACCCGTATTTAGTGAATACGTTCATGGCATCTTCTGTTTGCAGGTAAGCGTAAAAAGCTTCCGCTTCACTTTGATGCTTCGTTTCTTTCACAATACCGATTGGATATACAATTGGCGTATAAGTTGCTGGATCAACAGCAGCAGCGATTGTCACTTTATCGGAAGTCAACGCATCTGTACGATAGACGAAACCAGCGTCTACATTTCCTGTTTCTACATATTGCAGCACTTGGCGCACGTCTTTCGCTTGGACAAGCTTGGATTGCAGGCTGTCCCACAGCTTAGCGTTCGTCAAAGCTTCCATTGCATAGTTGCCGGCAGGCACGCTCTCTGGAATACCGATTGCGATTTTGCCAAGGGTATCTTGGCTGAGATCAGCAATAGCGGATACTTTCACTTTGCTGTCAGCTCCCGTTACAATAACGAGCTCGTTAGCCAGAAGTTTCATTTGCTGGTCTTCCGCAATAAATCCTCCTTCAACGAGCGCTTTCAGGTTTTTGGAAGAAGCAGAGAGGAACAGGTCAGCCGGGGCGCCTTGTTCTATTTGCTGCTGCAATGCGCCGGATGCGCCGAAGTT from the Paenibacillus sp. BIHB 4019 genome contains:
- the rpsR gene encoding 30S ribosomal protein S18, translating into MSFKPRDGGDGERPERKFGGRKGGRNKRRKVCFFTVNKITKVDYKDTDLLKKFISERGKILPRRVTGTSAKYQRLLTVAIKRSRQVALLPYTTE
- a CDS encoding MFS transporter gives rise to the protein MHSVTAKQHPSSASFIRLYVLAFFFFAANSALTIILPLRSEAVGMNQAEIGLIMGAYMFTCMLLRPFAAQLIGRFGPLSVMKWLLCAHAVLLLLYTVSGTEQYLWLRALQGAITAFFSMTMQVGIVESLENKDRAQGLSMYTLFTMVPSLIIPIAALQIWQSSSELLFALLMIVLAAGPLLIFYRTALPKRTLQDKTYTLRDMAASLGTIWQSPPMLISSIVMLLASCVFGATATFLPLFMLAAGSGDAGVYLTIQGLVVIACRFILRKKIPSNGSWNTWLMAGMLLSAALGSQLLAMLDIVGAFVYVSAVCNGFAVALLYPTLTTYLSFILPEKSRYVLMAIFLSSYDLGFSLGGFAMGILLQSSSYPAMFTCCTLLSLAAALIIILSKRTMEAKPAP
- the rpsF gene encoding 30S ribosomal protein S6, giving the protein MRKYEVMYIVRPDVEQEALQAVVEKFNGIISNGGEVTKQDVSGKRRLAYEINKIREGYYVLVHFNGTTEVVNELDRILKITDEIIRFLVVRDVA
- a CDS encoding metal-sensing transcriptional repressor: MEQDHTQTHTHTHTHEHKHRKQIINRLARIEGHVRSVKEMTADGRDCSDILLQIAAVRKALDNAAKLLLKDHLESCVVDAIHHGEKKTLEDLNKALEHFIR
- a CDS encoding MFS transporter, which gives rise to MSNTLKIYLLALISFLVGTSEYVIAGILDKISEDIGVSVSAAGQLITFFSLTYALGTPILMALTGRIERRKLLLYAMVVFVLGNLLAIALPGFGLFIAARIIMALGAGVVVVTSLTLAAKMAAPGKQASAIATVVTGFTAALIIGIPIGRMVAASYDWKSVFGGIGVLGLLAIIMIVFAIPRYDGEPSVPLREQLALLKTPKIAAALGVTFLWIVGYSIPYTYISPYLLQVTAMSENTLSIALFGFGVASLIGSKLGGYSTDRWGVKRTLMGGMLVHAAALLLISFSASSSAIVFPLLMLWSFAAWSSGPTQQYNLLTLAPSASSIMLSLNTSVLQLAMAVGASAGGLIVAKVSLPSITWIGAFGVLLAVVLIVLSRKLTSNREPATVPSVAPQA
- a CDS encoding metalloregulator ArsR/SmtB family transcription factor produces the protein MEEQEAIQAAVKVYKALGEPTRFKIAQLLAKQPDQCCSTLGQQLEMVASSTLSHHLKQLSECGLLKMRKEGTFIYYSPDMDVIQKYAPYLLV
- the modA gene encoding molybdate ABC transporter substrate-binding protein gives rise to the protein MLTPFKKPAVLFFMLAVLLVCAACGANNTGTAASNTSASSPSAAVAESASPQASEAPAPAEKVDLTISAAASLTDALQELKQAYEAANPSITLNFNFGASGALQQQIEQGAPADLFLSASSKNLKALVEGGFIAEDQQMKLLANELVIVTGADSKVKVSAIADLSQDTLGKIAIGIPESVPAGNYAMEALTNAKLWDSLQSKLVQAKDVRQVLQYVETGNVDAGFVYRTDALTSDKVTIAAAVDPATYTPIVYPIGIVKETKHQSEAEAFYAYLQTEDAMNVFTKYGFSAAK
- the ssb gene encoding single-stranded DNA-binding protein, which produces MLNRVILIGRLTRDPELRYTPAGVAVAQFTIAVDRPFTSGQGEREADFIPVVTWRQLAETCANYLRKGRLTAVEGRIQVRNYENNEGKRVYVTEVIADNVRFLESNKDAGGAREESGAMGGGSGSFGGGSSYGNGGGGGGGYNSNNNSNNNSGRSSNNSRNDNRDPFSDDGRPIDISEDDLPF
- the modB gene encoding molybdate ABC transporter permease subunit is translated as MIGAGIDWPAFWTPIRLSLQVALLSSVVTLLLGVLIARWMSKAKFKGKLLLETLFMLPLVLPPTVVGFLLLVLLGRRGWMGKLIEWVFHAPVIFTWWAAVIASIVVAFPLVYQTMKVGFSGVDHNLEDAGRSMGGNEWQIFRYITLPLVWPSLISAYILGFARAIGEFGATLMIAGNIPGVTQTVPTAIYVAVDGGNMAMAWAWTIAIVLISFLMLALTRRKSE
- a CDS encoding YjzC family protein — encoded protein: MGEGTLFSAGDKAPNDGTYIEDGVNSFHQGIQNPQKVKLSKGQRFPDNTNHERKWKRMGH
- a CDS encoding MATE family efflux transporter — protein: MLEAQQAGMTTRRQKIKIILALAVPTMIENFLLTIVGFIDTLFVSRIGLNEVAAVGVGNTVIAVYIALFTALGIGTSSLIARAVGAGDFTKAKAIARQSTWISAFAGLALGIVSLFFAEPILHLMGAAPDVLAQGVIYFQIVAVPSLFISLMAIFGSILRSAGNTRAPMIVGIWVNLIHIVLDYVLIFGIGGWEGWGIAGAGWATSIVRVIGTVVLYKYIQQSKLSFSLFKKQSSQNYTYPLLNLSLPAAAERLIMRVGQMFYLGLVIRISTEVYAAHLIAGNVIALSYLPGYGLAVAATTLVGQQLGAGRTRDSYEYGLLTAWIAVVFMTIIGIVFWLGSGIAASWFTEDIVIVEMVRTALGIDAFAQPFLAMSLVLAGALQGAGDTKSPMYSTIIGIWGIRVLGIYVLCLHFQMGIAGVWLVSAIDQLVRSIYLMQRFKSRMNAKQTIAQVE
- the asnB gene encoding asparagine synthase (glutamine-hydrolyzing); this translates as MCGISGIIRYGHGSDPTDREISSMMEQMGHRGPNQSGIQLMDRAALGFNRLSIVDIEDGTQPMTNENGQVWLIFNGEIYNYKELRLMLQSKGHQFRNRSDSEIIVHLYEEYGIDCVHHLRGMFSFAIWDRAEQRLFAARDHFGIKPFYYAQEEHQFLFSSELKGLLAVSGQAPHVDYASMMHYLTFQYVPQPQTMFEGIQKLEPGHFILVDREGRVTKRRYWEPAFEPEQRPIGTFIEEIRAVLRDSVKLHRQGDVPLGSFLSGGIDSSAIAALSMQEQLTKTFSVGFAGERNENEYARAAAQALGSMHYEEEITPEQFFANTQKAVWHMDEPVADPSAVALYSLSQLAGNQVTVVMSGEGADELFGGYGIYGEPRSLRPVSWLPNGMKSRLHRMVERVPLAFRGKNYLLRGFSPIEQRFYGNAKLFNEADKRQIALLSPERLASMQPSASLTSDVYYNSRHLDDLTRMQLIDMNFWLPGDILMKADKMSMAHSLELRVPFLDKEVFEVARKIPAEYKLANGTTKYVLREAMRGILPEPLLQRPKLGFPIPLRKWLHGKIGDQMLEQISVVPQWFDVSAARLMLMQHREGKGDYSRKLWALYIFAVWHSTFIGEYRYGQARTQQMQTGTNRLHANGIKI